One genomic region from Clarias gariepinus isolate MV-2021 ecotype Netherlands chromosome 22, CGAR_prim_01v2, whole genome shotgun sequence encodes:
- the LOC128510377 gene encoding fibronectin type III domain-containing protein 7-like: MVQWHPNGGAESYEVQALGSRGDIAGCNTTGMFCNMSNLLCGDVYNVSVFAISNNCRVTGNLVTQLRTVPCVPVPLNPVLDCASGEVTMKWQSSSGATSYRALAKGSGGYPASCSSNSTTCVFAGLLCGLTYSFSVSASDSMCTSMYSSSFQLNTVPCKPQNLSASVDCSTSTGLVSWEAEQGALFYMVQAVGANGYQTQCMSTNTSCSLPSLQCGQLYNVTSVSQDGRCNSSSAQVNLQSVPCVPTGVKASLLCSSNSVAVTWQSSSGALRYRADAVNINRSQTVSCNSSLPSCTVGQLLCGTSYNVTVVALDDECSSVKSLAAQVLSGEEFDLVSL; this comes from the exons ATGGTACAATGGCATCCTAATGGTGGGGCAGAGTCTTATGAAGTCCAGGCTCTTGGTTCCAGAGGAGACATAGCAGGATGCAACACTACAGGAATGTTCTGTAACATGTCCAACCTGCTGTGTGGCGATGTGTACAATGTTAGCGTATTTGCTATTAGCAACAATTGCCGTGTAACTGGAAACCTAGTCACACAACTCCGTACGG TGCCATGTGTTCCTGTCCCCTTGAACCCCGTTTTGGACTGTGCGTCCGGGGAGGTCACTATGAAATGGCAGTCCAGCAGTGGAGCCACATCCTACAGAGCACTCGCCAAGGGAAGTGGAGGTTATCCGGCATCCTGCAGCAGCAACAGCACTACGTGTGTGTTCGCTGGGCTGCTGTGTGGACTGACTTACAGCTTCTCTGTCTCAGCTTCTGACAGCATGTGCACcagcatgtacagtagcagTTTTCAGCTGAACACAG TTCCTTGTAAGCCTCAGAACCTCAGCGCCTCAGTGGACTGCTCAACCAGTACAGGACTAGTGTCATGGGAAGCAGAACAGGGTGCTTTGTTCTACATGGTCCAAGCAGTGGGAGCGAACGGATACCAGACGCAATGCATGAGCACCAACACAAGCTGTTCGTTACCCAGCTTGCAATGTGGACAACTCTATAACGTCACTTCTGTCAGCCAGGATGGGCGATGTAACAGCAGCAGTGCTCAAGTCAATCTGCAGTCAG TCCCATGTGTACCCACCGGTGTCAAGGCCTCCCTGCTTTGCAGTTCCAACTCGGTAGCCGTGACCTGGCAGTCATCCAGTGGAGCGCTGAGATATCGGGCTGATGCTGTGAACATCAACAGGTCTCAAACCGTCTCCTGTAACTCTAGCCTGCCTTCCTGCACTGTTGGACAGCTGCTCTGCGGAACATCCTATAACGTCACTGTGGTCGCTCTGGATGACGAGTGCAGCAGTGTGAAGAGTCTCGCCGCTCAAGTGCTCTCGGGTGAGGAATTTGATCTTGTGAGCTTGTGA